A single genomic interval of Eleutherodactylus coqui strain aEleCoq1 chromosome 3, aEleCoq1.hap1, whole genome shotgun sequence harbors:
- the ASPM gene encoding abnormal spindle-like microcephaly-associated protein isoform X1 translates to MLLSISPPAAEEKRRPEDKDVPLLSLTHFCRPPFVSFGCVRPGSARSAVLLLQNPSADPAQVTVDKLPRERGFSVRESELLVPPFETVPLTITWTPLEEGGVRELVTFLLNNVVKHQAVLLGRAELPVKRKRNRWNTIRKETSVRSKTSEFKTKVSCSKGSKNKTFSASHKGGHGALERARSSLQSCENLSKPASSPSPIRESRRGSENRVPADLVDPLANQLQDFTSGSLRRSKTYSVLCTTEYSETLQDVPTASSTQADALIEEEWTLGEPRLSKESLSPINPVPNQQCNFICTPSISHEHTSYPTLSPTEFFKAEVTVKPSQTSCSSQESSREHCRSILSRSCTPPAVLQTPQRNALSPDSFVSNSYMVSEEYLTAASHTSILSPDQFVKDNFMTPPAELGARGAFSLNTPCKSSVSQEEVTMTQFEYIDQKSLDGSIEVLEPASSRLTFCVKKQRGNFRHLSNDKTVPKGHGKPPIIPATVTKGKTGDGISRHLGPQSVLTNDTTGTINPVKPPVINVRDGSGKQHGLWSPLEEDGDDAVDMKYLPRLPIISNTVTKVKPDNDGENQPKPLTNDETSTKDPVKPSIASATVVKVKAVNCVETQQKPQPKSRRRLKDIESDGSDDPQIILLSDLPVISVSDYSVPSSISGSESSIKVSKPKSICGHKRRSEEISRDASVTSNDTLQNTATQAKKVHISKPTPSRHGNTQGQRSKTANLALKSTGKIHKVRADTMKAKPTVAKTQKASDTAGPPLPLAVTFKNSKRIVAVAQSKLMFMKPPKTVIPRHPMPFAAQNMFYDERWMAKQERGFTWWLNFILTPDDFAVKTDSMKVNAAALILGAESNHKVSVPKAPTKEEVSLKAYTARCRLNKLRRSACRLFTSEPVVRAVRRLEVEIEARRLLVRKDRHLWKDIGERQKVLNWLLSYNPLWLRIGLETIYGELISLESNSDVTGLALFILNRLLWNLDIAAEYRHPSVPHLYRDGHEEALSKFTLKKLLLLFFFLDYAKQSRLIDHDPCLFCKDAEFKASKDLLLAFSRDFLSGEGDLSRHLSYLGLAVGHVQTPLHEFDFAVTNLAVDLQCGVRLVRTMELLTQNWSLSKKLRVPAISRLQKMHNVEVALQVLTERGVQIKDERGVTFTSKDVVDRHRERTLALLWHIVFTFQVDVFLNIEHLKEEIKFLTDRYGVQKQLASLRAFSSSTIARNRDSDPFLPDNYSERVLLLMEWVNAVCAFYSTKVENFTVSFSDGRVFCYLINHYHPSYLPANAISQRTTQTVECSKTGTVGLNSSSDSDNSSDVYLGMDEQAFTSSLFEELLENEKANFSLVQNAVSDLGGIPAMIHPSDMSNTIPDEKVVIIYLSFLCARLLDLRKEARAARVIQAAWRRHRLVAEEQLLQKKHKAARVLQRAACKFLAQRRVLRRISSAVLIQKRWRRYLAYKKLVELRTRRQKDIETRAAVIIQKRWRSFAALQSYRSFKVHVVLMQARVRSKIAVASYKRTVNAARTIQAHVRSWLLARKERKRYLHLRSATALIQSAYRKWKRVKTNRENRAASVLQKACRRWQERKLKAKTTAAIAIQSQYRMLQERRKYLTMRAAAVRMQSLFKMRRERKGYLVLKQTAIFMQRLIRANNSMLQERKNYLRRRRACVTIQSVVRGYLVRQQVKVWHSAATRLQAGYRMHKARKEYLTVHRAAVVLQRRIRAHNHFLHHRKTFLLMKWSALRLQATYRSNVLRKRMRIRHAAAIVIQANYKCYVARKQYQKMLRSALTIQSWYRGQKQKKKEMDYFVKAKWAIAVIQSAYRGFKVRRQVHKQHAAAVVIQSAFRRSLALRKFEELKKATVTIQQRYRAVLIGRRQRKKYLHTCRMVKKLQALWRGRKVRREFAKLHRAASLIQSYYKMHVCQTKYKTLKRSAERIQSRYRAYLSLKRQRSRYLKMKIATIVLQAAYRGWKARKNVWDLHKAACTIQTFYLSYTIRKRYLKIRKSATTIQRWYRNTIAARMQREEYVHLRKNVIKLQSIYRGVKTRQRVIQMHKSATLIQSVFKMHKQRVEYQKWRQAAVVIQQHYRAVLQGRMLQSQYMNLKEAACTIQAAWRGRSLRKRIGCMHGAATLIQSQYRMFRQQRHFKKLRKATIVVQRRYRACQERNKQMRLYSNMRGAALCIQTSFRTMKLQREFKAKRKAARVIQGAVRSLIERRRFLALRNAAICVQKRYKLKKLASHHRQEFIQLRTAVLVLQAAYRGFRERKNLQEMHSAAAIIQSVFRMRKTRAEYQNLKSASIVLQRYYRSYRSALYEREAFLKLRESAIKLQSVYRGAKARREITKMHQAASKIQATCKMYLCKRIYKKTQWAVCVMQRRYRAKKMMNIEMLRYSSIRDATICIQASYRGWHVRKALRKQRKAARIIQRQYRTYVEHKQYLKLKKTVICVQRLYRATAVACQCYRSYRSMRKAASCIQAAYRGYKVRKDLDVKHRMATRIQACFRMHRNVVVYRAQREAACKIQMWYRSVVECRQIRGRFLKLYSSVITIQAAFRGMRVRQNIKTMNEAAIVIQSSYRMYVHHTYYKSLLKATKNLQWRYRAKKARDWDLSLYQTAKRSAILLQAAFRGAKVRKQIKIMHYAATSIQKCVKAYLQRERYRRLRAATVCLQRRYRALILARSERSNFLAVRKAATCIQSTWRAYKTKERRKQENRAAAVIQASYRMYRQRKSYITLQQAARKMQLRFRANLLRQEAVKQFTALKKATLCIQSAFRTMKKREESRRTAAALVIQATFKMHQKRKAFLQIKSAAVVIQAALRAYLIRKKFKEVKASACCIQNWFRRCRQTSLQRDRYLTVRASAIVIQSAFRGLLARRIVQQEKAARKLQAYLRMAVCRRRFLLLKKSAVKLQSHYRMHRARKLYHRQRASAVLLQRWYRSLHVTREQRMAYLRVRRQVICLQSAMRCFYAQRRFMKARWAAVIIQSLLQAHWRRYAQRKLFFQYRWATLIIQQRYRAHVLQVLHRHHYMKLRMSAVLLQAAFRGSQIRALIRRERAACVIQRFYRSSVVRRKSITLIRTVETLQRWVRVKQERARFIRIRKAAVCIQRRWRETLVSRNIRREFLQKQEARILQSAYRGYVVRREVACLNRQRHLLRFTSAVRRHLCAVRIQRFFRNHLVLKKAQEQIASVIYIQRWYRSRLQQRNFRITRQKITVLQHAVRAWLQRRHTAAITIQRRFRLFIQRRELAKVRNGILKFQALWRGYQWRKRHDTKTVKKLRLRLQQVNGQIKEEDKLCNRTMIALNYLLTYKHISFILAALQHLEVATRLSSVCCENMAQSGAVKTIFTLIRSCNRSIPCMDVIKLSIQVLLNLSKYEGTVCAVYGVENSVEILLNLMQIYREKAGDKVSDKGGSIFTKTCCLLAMFALNTQRAREICAIPKVIDRICSIYKLTARKHRMDAARNIRQQLMNSSHCIGNISAQATPVRTRIVSRIKPDWVLRKDNMREVVDPLKAVQMVMLTLGMSV, encoded by the exons ATGCTGCTCAGTATATCCCCCCCGGCGGCGGAGGAGAAGCGGCGCCCGGAGGACAAGGATGTGCCGCTGCTCTCCCTCACACACTTCTGCCGGCCGCCGTTCGTCAGCTTCGGCTGTGTCCGGCCCGGTTCCGCCCGCAGCGCGGTTCTTCTGCTGCAGAATCCCTCCGCGGACCCGGCACAGGTCACCGTAGACAAGCTGCCCCGGGAGCGGGGCTTCAGCGTGCGGGAGAGCGAGCTGCTCGTACCG CCTTTCGAAACTGTTCCTCTGACGATCACGTGGACCCCCTTAGAGGAGGGAGGGGTCCGAGAACTGGTCACCTTCCTTCTGAACAATGTGGTGAAGCACCAGGCTGTGTTGTTGGGACGCGCCGAGCTTCCAGTGAAGAGAAAG AGAAATCGATGGAACACCATAAGAAAGGAAACTTCTGTGAGATCCAAAACTTCAGAGTTCAAGACAAAAGTTTCTTGTTCTAAGGGCAGCAAAAACAAAACCTTCAGCGCAAGCCACAAAGGTGGCCATGGGGCATTAGAGAGGGCAAGAAGCTCCCTACAGTCCTGTGAAAATCTGTCCAAACCGGCGTCCAGCCCTTCTCCAATCAGAGAGTCTAGACGAGGCTCAGAAAACAGAGTTCCAGCCGACCTAGTCGACCCTCTTGCCAACCAGCTCCAGGACTTTACTTCAGGCTCATTAAGGAGGTCAAAAACCTATTCGGTTCTGTGTACTACAGAGTACAGTGAGACCCTTCAAGACGTCCCCACCGCATCTAGTACACAGGCAGACGCTCTTATTGAAGAGGAGTGGACTCTAGGTGAACCGAGGTTAAGTAAAGAGTCCCTGTCCCCGATTAACCCTGTGCCTAACCAGCAATGTAACTTTATTTGTACCCCGAGTATTTCCCATGAGCATACGTCTTACCCTACATTGTCCCCTACTGAGTTCTTTAAAGCTGAGGTTACAGTGAAACCTTCACAGACGTCTTGCTCTTCGCAAGAATCTTCGCGTGAGCATTGCAGAAGTATCCTCTCCAGGAGCTGTACTCCTCCGGCAGTCCTGCAGACACCACAACGAAACGCCTTGAGTCCAGACTCCTTTGTGAGTAATAGTTACATGGTCTCTGAGGAGTATCTGACGGCGGCCTCGCACACTTCAATTCTGTCACCAGATCAGTTTGTGAAGGACAACTTCATGACGCCTCCAGCTGAACTGGGAGCTCGTGGTGCGTTCTCCTTGAACACACCATGTAAATCGTCTGTTAGTCAAGAAGAGGTGACAATGACACAATTTGAGTACATAGACCAGAAATCTCTGGATGGTAGCATAGAGGTCCTTGAGCCGGCTAGCTCCAGGCTAACATTCTGTGTTAAGAAGCAAAGAGGAAACTTTAGGCACTTGAGCAATGACAAAACTGTTCCCAAGGGTCATGGAAAGCCACCCATCATACCAGCCACTGTTACAAAAGGGAAGACTGGGGACGGCATCAGTAGGCATCTTGGACCTCAGTCTGTACTGACTAATGATACGACTGGTACCATAAATCCAGTAAAACCACCTGTTATAAATGTACGAGATGGCAGTGGAAAGCAGCATGGACTTTGGTCTCCACTAGAAGAAGATGGTGATGATGCAGTTGACATGAAGTATCTTCCAAGATTGCCGATAATATCCAACACAGTTACAAAAGTAAAGCCTGATAACGATGGAGAGAACCAACCAAAACCTCTGACCAATGATGAAACTAGCACCAAGGATCCCGTAAAGCCATCCATAGCATCAGCGACCGTCGTAAAAGTCAAGGCAGTGAATTGCGTCGAAACGCAACAGAAACCACAGCCGAAGTCCCGCAGAAGGCTGAAGGACATCGAATCAGACGGGAGTGATGATCCTCAAATCATCCTGCTTTCAGATTTGCCTGTGATAAGTGTTTCAGATTATTCAGTTCCAAGTTCCATCAGTGGTTCCGAGTCCTCAATAAAAGTATCCAAACCCAAGTCCATCTGCGGCCACAAGAGAAGAAGCGAGGAGATTTCCAGAGATGCTTCTGTGACATCCAATGACACCTTACAGAATACTGCCACCCAAGCAAAGAAAGTACACATCTCCAAACCTACGCCTTCAAGGCATGGGAACACGCAGGGTCAGCGGAGCAAAACAG CTAATCTGGCGTTGAAAAGTACTGGTAAAATACACAAGGTCAGAGCTGACACTATGAAGGCAAAACCCACGGTGGCAAAAACACAGAAAG CGTCGGACACCGCAGGACCACCACTGCCGCTGGCCGTCACTTTTAAGAATTCCAAGAGAATTGTTGCTGTTGCTCAGTCAAAGTTGATGTTTATGAAGCCCCCAAAAACAG TTATTCCTCGCCACCCTATGCCATTCGCTGCCCAAAACATGTTTTATGACGAGCGATGGATGGCAAAGCAGGAACGGGGCTTTACCTGGTGGTTGAACTTCATTCTCACTCCAGATGACTTTGCGGTGAAAACAGATTCTATGAAAG TTAATGCAGCTGCTTTGATCCTTGGGGCGGAAAGTAACCATAAAGTGAGTGTGCCAAAGGCTCCAACCAAGGAGGAGGTTTCCCTTAAAGCCTACACAGCTCGGTGCAGGTTGAATAAGCTGAGGAGATCCGCCTGCCGCCTCTTTACCTCCGAACCGGTGGTGAGAGCCGTACGGAGACTAGAAGTGGAGATTGAGGCTCGGCGCCTACTTGTGAGGAAAGACCGACACCTGTGGAAGGACATCG gcgAACGTCAGAAAGTCCTGAACTGGCTTCTTTCCTATAATCCGTTGTGGCTTCGCATAGGACTTGAG ACTATATACGGGGAGCTCATCTCTTTAGAAAGTAACAGTGATGTCACCGGCCTTGCCTTGTTCATCTTGAATCGCCTGCTTTGGAATCTAGACATTGCAGCAGAATACCGACACCCCTCGGTCCCCCACCTTTATCGTGATG GTCATGAAGAGGCTCTATCAAAGTTTACTTTGAAGAAGTTGTTGCTGTTGTTCTTCTTTCTTGACTATGCAAAGCAGTCCAGACTCATTGATCATGATCCCTGCTTATTCTGTAAAGATGCTGAATTCAAG GCTAGTAAAGACCTTCTGTTGGCTTTCTCTCGTGATTTCTTGAGTGGAGAAGGGGATCTCTCGCGCCACTTAAGCTATTTAGGTTTAGCAGTTGGCCATGTCCAGACTCCTCTACATGAATTTGACTTTGCAGTGACAAACCTGGCTGTAGACTTGcagtgtggtgttcgtctcgt gagaacaatggaactTCTAACTCAGAATTGGAGCTTATCAAAAAAGCTGAGAGTCCCAGCAATAAGCCGCCTGCAGAAAATGCACAATGTGGAAGTAGCTTTACAAGTTTTGACAGAAAGGGGTGTGCAGATAAAAGATGAACGTG GTGTCACCTTCACATCAAAGGACGTTGTAGACCGACATCGTGAACGGACACTGGCATTGCTGTGGCATATTGTGTTTACATTTCAG GTGGATGTCTTTCTCAATATTGAGCATTTGAAGGAGGAAATAAAGTTTCTAACAGACCGTTATGGTGTACAGAAGCAGCTCGCCAGCCTCCgtgctttctcctcatcaaccATTGCAAGGAACCGTGACAGCGACCCCTTTTTGCCCGACAATTACAGCGAGCGAGTCCTACTGCTTATGGAATGGGTTAATGCGGTCTGTGCATTCTATAGCACAAAG GTTGAAAACTTCACGGTCTCCTTTTCTGATGGTCGGGTGTTCTGTTATCTAATCAATCATTACCACCCGAGTTACCTGCCAGCAAATGCTATAAGTCAGCGGACGACTCAGACAGTAGAGTGCAGTAAAACTGGAACTGTAGGACTGAATTCTTCCTCGGACTCTGACAACTCTTCAGATGTATACCTGGGGATGGATGAGCAAG cTTTTACATCATCCTTGTTTGAGGAGCTACTAGAGAATGAGAAGGCAAACTTCAGTCTTGTGCAGAATGCAGTCTCTGACCTGGGAGGAATTCCTGCAATGATCCATCCCTCTGACATGTCTAATACCATACCTGATGAAAAG GTTGTGATCATTTACCTCTCATTTCTTTGTGCTCGACTTCTGGATCTTCGTAAAGAAGCTCGGGCAGCCCGAGTTATACAGGCGGCTTGGAGGAGGCACAGATTGGTGGCAGAAGAACAGTTATTACAG AAGAAACACAAGGCCGCCCGTGTCCTACAGCGGGCCGCGTGCAAATTCCTTGCACAGCGTAGGGTTTTAAGGAGAATTTCCTCTGCTGTCCTAATCCAGAAGCGCTGGAGGAGATACTTGGCCTATAAGAAGTTGGTGGAACTAAGAACTCGAAGACAAAAAGACATTGAGACACGTGCAGCTGTGATTATTCAG AAACGCTGGAGAAGTTTCGCTGCTCTACAGTCCTACAGATCCTTTAAAGTACATGTTGTCCTGATGCAAGCAAGAGTCCGATCGAAGATTGCTGTAGCTTCATACAAGAGGACTGTGAATGCTGCGAGAACCATCCAGGCTCACGTACGCTCTTGGTTACTGGCTAGAAAGGAGCGTAAGCGCTATCTCCATCTAAGATCTGCAACGGCTCTTATCCAGTCTGCTTATAGGAAGTGGAAACGCGTCAAAACGAATAGAGAAAATAGAGCAGCGTCGGTGCTTCAGAAAGCCTGCAGGAGGTGGCAGGAGCGCAAGCTGAAAGCCAAGACAACTGCGGCCATTGCAATTCAGTCCCAGTATCGTATGCTTCAAGAACGACGTAAATACCTGACCATGCGGGCAGCTGCAGTAAGGATGCAGTCCCTGTTTAAAATGCGTCGGGAAAGAAAAGGTTATCTTGTCCTGAAGCAGACTGCCATCTTTATGCAAAGACTGATTCGAGCAAACAACTCGATGCTTCAAGAGAGAAAGAACTACTTAAGGAGAAGGCGAGCGTGTGTGACAATCCAATCTGTTGTAAGAGGGTACCTGGTGAGACAACAAGTCAAAGTGTGGCATAGCGCTGCGACAAGACTGCAGGCTGGCTACAGAATGCACAAGGCAAGAAAGGAGTATCTGACCGTTCACAGAGCTGCTGTGGTCCTACAAAGAAGAATCCGCGCACACAATCATTTTCTGCATCACAGGAAAACGTTCCTGCTAATGAAATGGTCCGCTCTGCGGTTGCAAGCAACCTACCGCAGTAACGTACTGCGTAAGAGAATGAGAATTCGGCATGCTGCGGCAATCGTCATACAAGCCAACTACAAATGTTATGTAGCAAGGAAGCAATATCAAAAAATGCTACGATCTGCCCTTACTATTCAGAGTTGGTACCGAGGGCAAaaacaaaagaagaaagaaatggATTATTTTGTGAAAGCCAAGTGGGCCATTGCCGTGATACAAAGTGCGTACCGTGGCTTTAAGGTGAGGAGACAAGTTCACAAGCAGCATGCCGCCGCCGTTGTTATTCAGTCTGCTTTCAGAAGATCGCTTGCTCTAAGAAAGTTTGAAGAATTAAAGAAGGCAACGGTAACCATTCAGCAGCGCTACCGGGCTGTACTGATTGGTAGGAGGCAAAGGAAAAAATATCTTCATACGTGTCGGATGGTCAAAAAGTTACAAGCTCTCTGGAGGGGCAGAAAAGTTAGGCGAGAGTTTGCAAAGTTGCACAGAGCAGCAAGTCTGATCCAGTCTTATTACAAGATGCATGTATGCCAAACAAAGTATAAGACCTTAAAGCGGTCTGCCGAGCGCATTCAGAGTCGCTACAGAGCCTACCTTTCACTAAAGCGTCAACGATCGCGCTATTTAAAAATGAAAATCGCCACTATAGTCCTTCAGGCTGCATATAGAGGGTGGAAGGCCAGGAAGAATGTTTGGGATCTACATAAGGCAGCTTGCACTATTCAGACGTTTTACCTCTCCTATACAATCAGAAAACGGTACCTTAAAATTAGGAAGAGCGCCACCACAATACAGAGGTGGTACCGCAACACAATAGCTGCTCGGATGCAGAGAGAAGAATATGTTCACCTCAGGAAAAATGTAATCAAACTACAGTCTATTTACAGAGGGGTGAAGACAAGGCAAAGAGTCATTCAGATGCACAAGTCTGCAACTTTGATCCAGTCGGTCTTCAAGATGCACAAGCAGAGGGTGGAATACCAGAAATGGAGGCAGGCGGCGGTTGTGATCcagcagcactacagagcagtATTACAAGGCAGGATGTTGCAGAGTCAATATATGAATCTTAAAGAAGCTGCATGCACTATTCAGGCGGCATGGAGGGGGCGAAGCCTCAGGAAGCGGATTGGTTGCATGCATGGGGCTGCGACTCTAATACAATCGCAGTATCGAATGTTCAGACAGCAACGTCACTTCAAAAAGCTAAGAAAGGCGACCATAGTAGTTCAGCGACGCTACCGGGCTTGTCAGGAGAGGAATAAACAGATGCGGTTGTACAGCAACATGAGAGGTGCCGCCCTGTGCATCCAGACGTCTTTCCGGACAATGAAGCTGCAACGGGAGTTTAAGGCTAAACGCAAAGCTGCCCGGGTGATTCAGGGAGCCGTCAGATCGTTAATAGAAAGACGCAGGTTTCTAGCGCTGCGGAATGCAGCCATATGTGTGCAGAAGAGATATAAATTAAAAAAGCTTGCTTCTCATCATAGACAGGAGTTCATTCAGTTAAGGACGGCCGTCCTCGTGTTACAAGCTGCATATCGGGGTTTCAGAGAGAGAAAGAATCTACAGGAAATGCACTCCGCTGCCGCGATCATCCAATCTGTATTCAGGATGCGTAAAACGCGTGCGGAGTATCAAAATCTGAAAAGTGCATCAATTGTTCTACAACGTTATTACAGGTCTTATAGATCTGCTTTGTATGAGAGAGAAGCATTCTTAAAGTTGCGTGAATCTGCGATAAAACTTCAGTCCGTTTACCGCGGTGCTAAGGCGAGGCGGGAAATAACGAAAATGCACCAAGCGGCTTCCAAAATCCAGGCGACATGCAAGATGTATTTATGCAAACGCATTTATAAAAAGACTCAGTGGGCGGTATGTGTGATGCAGCGGAGATACCGGGCAAAGAAGATGATGAACATCGAAATGTTGCGCTACTCTTCTATAAGAGATGCCACCATCTGTATCCAAGCCAGTTACAGAGGCTGGCACGTCAGAAAGGCGCTAAGAAAGCAGAGAAAAGCTGCCAGAATCATCCAGAGACAGTATAGAACATACGTTGAGCACAAACAGTACCTTAAGTTGAAAAAGACAGTCATCTGTGTTCAGAGACTCTACAGAGCAACTGCTGTGGCGTGCCAATGTTATCGGAGCTACCGGTCAATGCGAAAAGCTGCATCTTGCATTCAGGCTGCGTACAGAGGATATAAAGTAAGGAAAGACCTTGATGTGAAGCACAGAATGGCCACCAGAATACAAGCCTGCTTCAGGATGCACAGAAACGTAGTTGTCTATAGAGCTCAGCGGGAGGCGGCCTGCAAGATTCAGATGTGGTACCGCTCGGTGGTCGAATGTAGACAGATTCGAGGGCGATTTCTAAAACTATACAGCTCAGTCATCACTATTCAGGCAGCGTTCAGAGGAATGAGGGTGCGCCAAAATATAAAAACTATGAATGAAGCTGCCATTGTGATCCAGTCCAGTTATCGCATGTATGTGCATCACACATACTACAAAAGCCTCCTAAAAGCCACCAAAAACCTACAATGGCGATACAGAGCAAAGAAGGCAAGGGActgggatttatctttgtaccaAACCGCTAAAAGATCTGCTATATTGCTTCAAGCTGCCTTTAGAGGAGCAAAAGTAAGAAAACAGATTAAAATAATGCACTATGCGGCCACGAGCATCCAAAAGTGTGTTAAAGCTTATCTACAAAGAGAGCGATATAGAAGACTTAGGGCTGCAACAGTTTGTCTCCAGAGAAGATACAGAGCGTTGATTCTCGCCAGATCCGAGCGCTCCAATTTCCTTGCAGTTCGAAAGGCCGCAACTTGCATTCAATCCACATGGAGAGCCTATAAAACCAAGGAAAGACggaagcaggaaaatagagcggcAGCAGTGATCCAAGCATCTTATCGGATGTACAGACAGAGGAAATCTTATATCACCCTGCAACAAGCTGCAAGGAAGATGCAACTACGCTTTAGAGCAAACCTGTTAAGACAAGAGGCAGTCAAGCAATTTACCGCACTAAAGAAAGCAACATTGTGCATCCAGTCAGCTTTCCGTACtatgaagaagagagaagaatcaAGAAGGACGGCGGCTGCACTAGTAATCCAGGCCACATTCAAGATGCATCAGAAGCGAAAAGCCTTCTTGCAGATTAAGTCAGCGGCGGTGGTTATCCAAGCAGCTCTCAGAGCCTATCTGATTAGGAAAAAGTTCAAAGAAGTGAAAGCGTCTGCGTGCTGTATACAAAACTGGTTCAGGAGATGTCGTCAAACTAGTCTGCAAAGAGACCGGTATCTAACAGTGAGGGCCTCTGCTATAGTAATTCAGTCTGCTTTCAGAGGGTTGTTGGCACGCAGGATTGTACAGCAAGAGAAAGCTGCAAGAAAACTGCAGGCTTATCTACGTATGGCCGTGTGTCGGAGAAGGTTCCTGCTGCTCAAGAAATCCGCCGTGAAGTTACAGTCCCACTACAGGATGCACCGAGCGAGGAAACTGTATCACCGGCAGCGGGCCTCTGCGGTGCTCCTTCAGCGGTGGTACAGATCTCTGCACGTCACGAGGGAGCAGAGAATGGCGTACCTGCGTGTCAGGAGACAAGTGATCTGTCTGCAGTCTGCCATGCGATGCTTTTATGCCCAAAGAAGGTTCATGAAGGCTCGGTGGGCCGCAGTAATAATTCAG TCTCTTCTGCAGGCCCATTGGCGTCGCTATGCACAGAGAAAGCTTTTCTTCCAGTATAGGTGGGCCACGCTGATCATACAGCAGAGATACCGGGCGCACGTTCTCCAGGTGTTACATCGGCACCATTACATGAAGCTCAGAATGTCCGCTGTTCTCCTGCAG GCTGCCTTCAGGGGGTCACAAATCAGGGCATTAATAAGAAGAGAGCGAGCTGCCTGCGTGATCCAGCGGTTCTACCGATCCTCCGTTGTCCGTAGAAAGTCCATTACTCTCATCAGGACTGTTGAAACCCTTCAGCGATGGGTGAGGGTGAAGCAGGAGAGGGCCAG GTTTATAAGAATCAGGAAGGCCGCTGTGTGCATCCAGAGGAGATGGCGAGAGACCCTTGTCTCAAGGAACATACGCAGAGAGTTTCTGCAGAAGCAAGAAGCGAGAATTCTTCAGTCTGCGTACAGGGGATATGTTGTCAGAAGAGAG GTCGCATGTCTAAATCGACAGAGGCATCTTCTGAGGTTCACTTCCGCTGTCCGTCGCCATCTCTGTGCTGTGAGGATTCAGAGATTTTTCCGCAATCATCTAGTTCTTAAAAAGGCGCAGGAACAAATCGCCTCTGTGATCTACATTCAG AGGTGGTATCGGTCCAGATTACAGCAGAGGAACTTCCGCATCACACGGCAAAAGATAACCGTTCTGCAGCATGCCGTGCGAGCGTGGTTGCAACGTCGCCATACAGCAGCCATTACCATCCAGAGACGTTTCAGGCTTTTTATTCAACGCCGGGAACTTGCTAAAGTGAGAAATGGAATCCTGAAATTCCAG GCTCTATGGAGAGGTTATCAGTGGAGGAAAAGGCATGATACCAAAACCGTGAAAAAACTGCGACTGCGTCTACAACAAGTAAATGGACAAATAAAAGAGGAAGATAAACTATGTAACAGAACAATGATTGCACTCAATTACTTGCTGACCTACAAACACATCTCCTTCATCCTGGCGGCTCTGCAGCATCTCG